The DNA region AGATCAGGTTACGGAAATATGCCCAGCCAGCAAAATGGCAATAAAAAACAATAAAATCTATCTTATTTATGCAGAATATTACGAAGATGCCGCTCCTAAAAGCATTTCTGTATATGACATGAATACCAAACAAACCACGCAGTTTGCCAACTACAGCGATTTCTCCAATCCTGGTAATATTGTAGTCGACCCGGCTACAGGAGATGTAATTATCATCGATCAACCCTCTTCTGCTCTCAACGACATATATGTTTATGGTAGTGACGGCGTACTCAAAAAGAAATTGGAAACCGGCTACTATACCACTAATATGCACTTTGTAACTGAATAACAGCATGAAACAATTTTCTTTTTTTCTAACCCTTTGGGTGACAGTGCTACTTCTTTCCGCCTGTGGCGGAAAGAGCAGCACTGCTTCCGGCTCTGCACAAGGAGACACCATCCCGCTACACTACTCCTCTAATCTCTCTCTGATAGATTACGAAAATTACATCGTTGCACAGCTACGCAATCCCTGGGATACAGCAAAGATACTACACACCTATGTATTAGTAGACAAAAAACAGCCGTTACCCCAAGAACTGCCTCAAGGTACTCTTGTCCGCACCCCACTTAGTAAAGCAGTCATCTACTCATCCGTTCATTGCAGCTTGCTGAAAGACCTCGGTGCCTTAAATAGTATCGGTGGCGTATGCGACCTGAAGTACATCAAACTACCGGAAATCGAGGAAGGATGCCGAAACGGCACCATCACCGATGTAGGTGATGGCATGAACCCCAATATCGAAAAAATCATAGACCTGCACCCCGATGCCATCCTACTTTCTCCTTTTGAAAACAGCGGTGGATACGGACGTGTAGAGAAACTGGATGTACCCATCATTGAATGTGCCGACTATATGGAAACCTCTTCATTGGGACGTGCCGAATGGATGCGTTTCTACGGTTTATTATTTGGCAAGAAAACAGAAGCAGATGCTATGTTTACTTCGATAGAAAGAAACTATAAGGATTTACAAGAATTAGTAAAGCCTATCTCTTTTGCCCCCTCCGTGATGTGTGATTTGAAAACAAGCTCTACCTGGTACACTCCGGGTGGTAACAGTACCATCGCCAAACTATACTCTGATGCAGGTGCCAACTATATTTTCAGAGAAGATACACATAGCGGCTCACTCCCCTATCCTTTCGAAGTTATCTTTGAGAAAGGTCAACAGGCGGATTTCTGGCTGATACGCTACAACCAACCTGCAGATAAGACCTATAGTGAACTGGAAAAAGAGTTTGCCCCTTACGCCGGTTTCCGCGCCTTCAAAGAACGGAATATCTACGGATGCAATACCAACCGGGTTCCTTTTTATGAAGAAACGCCTTTCCGGCCGGACTGGTTATTGAAAGATTTAATAAAAATCTTCCATCCTTCGATGCTGGAAGGATATGAATCGAAATATTATAGTAAATTAGCAGAATAAAATTTAATGGTTTGAAAGGCAAAGGATCTATATATGGCATAGTACTGTCGGTTCTCATTCTCCTATTGATGACCGCTAATCTCTGGTTTGGCTCGATCAGCATTCCTGCCGGAGCGGTATGGGATATTCTAGCGGGCAATGAAGTTGAGAAAGCCAGTTGGAGTTTTATTATCTGGGAGTCGCGCCTACCGCAGGCTGTCACAGCGCTGCTATGTGGTGCGGCATTGGCGGCTTCGGGGTTGATGCTTCAAACAGCTTTCAATAATCCGCTGGCAGGTCCGTCCATTTTAGGAATAAATTCAGGGGCAAGCCTTGGCGTGGCACTCGTAATGTTGGCTGGTGGTGGAAGCATTGCAACGGGTATATTCACCTTGTCCGGTTTCTTCTCGGTGATACTGGGAGCTTTCATCGGATCGATGGTGGTAATGGGGCTTATCCTTTTCTTTTCTACACTGATAAAAAGCAATATCATGTTGCTGATTACAGGTATCATGATCGGCTATATCACTTCTTCCGCCATTTCATTGCTCAACTTCTTCGCAACAGCCGAAGGAGTACATTCTTATATGATTTGGGGTATGGGGAACTTCGGAGGTGTCTCATTGCAACAACTACCCTATTTCTCCATTTTCTGTCTGGCAGGTTTGTTACTTTCCATCCTGCTTATCAAACCCTTGAATGCCTTGCTGTTGGGTACTCGCTATGCTGAAAACTTAGGAGTAAACATCCGTCGCACAAGAAATCTGTTACTGATCGCCACCGGACTACTGACAGCCGTCACTACCGCCTTCTGCGGACCTGTTGCTTTCATCGGTCTGGCCGTTCCACATATCTCCCGCCTGATGCTGGGCACGTCCAATCACAATTCACTGCTCCCCGTCACTTTGCTGACGGGAGCCGCCATTGCCCTACTCTGCAACCTTATCTGTATCCTGCCGGGCGAAGCGGGCATCATTCCGCTGAATGCAGTGACCCCGGTGCTGGGCGCACCCGTTATTATATATGTAATCGTAAACCAACGTAAAATACAATATTTCAACTGATGGAGAAAGCTGTTATCACCGCGAATGATTTATGTATCGGCTACCGTTCGGGGAAGCAAGAGAAACGGGTGCATGAGCATCTTTCTTTCCGGCTCTTCCCCGGAGAACTTACTTGTCTGCTGGGAGCCAACGGAACAGGTAAGTCTACTCTGCTTCGCACCCTCTCCGCCTCGCAACCGGCTTTATCAGGAGAATTGCTTATACAGGATAAACCACTCTCCGATTACTCGGAAAAAGAATGTTCACGTACCATCGGCGTCGTACTGACAGACAAGACACAGGCAGGAGGACTGACGGTATACGAGCTCGTAGCTCTGGGACGCCAACCTCACACGGGTTTTTTCGGCAGACTGAATAAATCGGACCACGCCATCATTGAAGAAGCATTGGAAGCAGTGAGCATCAGTCATAAAGCCCAAAGCTATACCGCAGAATTGTCGGACGGCGAACGGCAAAAAGTAATGATTGCCAAAGCATTGGTACAGGAATGCCCTCTTATCCTATTGGATGAGCCTACCGCTTTCCTGGATGTAGTGAGCCGCATTGAGATTATGACTCTACTTCACCGTCTGGCTGTAGAACAGAATAAAGCGATTTTACTTTCCACCCATGATATAGAACAGGCATTAGTGCTGGCAGACAAACTATGGCTGCTTTCCAAAGAGAACGGACTGCAATGCGGAGTCACAGAGGATATGATTCTGAGTCACCGGATGGATAGCTTATTTTCCCGTAATGATATCCGGTTTGATTATGCACATGGAGTGTATTATCCGAAAGTGAACAGCCATCGCAATATCATCGTAGAAGCAAACGATGAAGTATTATTGCACTGGATAACCAATGCACTGAACCGTCACGGATATGCTTGTTGCTCTGATTCTGTGACAGAAACAAGTAGCTTACCGCGATTACAGGTGTTGTCTGCCGAAGATTTCAGACTGCACAAGGAAAAGGAATACACATTCTGTTCTTTCGAGCAGCTACTTGCCAATGTATGACAAAGGCCATGATATTTTTTGGATAGTCAGAAGAAAAAATATCGGAATTCTATTTATTGTTCTTTTAGCAAACCTCCGACGGCTTCAATAAAAGCTGTCGCTTTAGGTATCAACTCGTCTATTTCTTCTTCATTCGAATAGGCAAAATCATCATAATCGCTACTGTGGCGACGCTCGAAAAGCAGGGAGAAGCAACGCCCCAACTCGCGAGACAAACGACCGGTAGCTACAAAATGCAATCCTATCATCTGTTTGACACCTGAATGGGTGCCGGGATTTACCTCGTGCTTGATAAGCAGCGCAACTGCTGCATAATAGCAGGCATAATAAAGGCGGTTAACTGCCGTATTATAATATCCCTGTTGTTTCAGATAGGGTATTTCCTTTAAGGTTTCTTCGGCGCGCTGAAATCGGTAGTTTGCCAATGCCTCGATGTTTTCACGATTTAATTGCTCTTTCATAACACAATTCCTTCTTTCATTACATTCATACAAAAAGGAGTTTGAAAAGGACGGTTCTCCCAAATCTTTTTTAATAGGACACGTGCGTTTATTTGCACTCCCGTCTCAATTTCAATGTCGTAAAGCGGGGTAATGATACGGTCTTCTTCTTTAACGGTCAATTTATTTCCGTCAACCAATACCAGCAAATCAATATCGCTGTCAGGACGAGCATCTCCACGCGCTTCACTGCCATACAAAATGGCTTGCGCTTCGGGTGCCACTTGAGCCAAAGCCTTGCGTATCTGTTCTACAATTTGTGGACGTTTCATATTCATTACCTTTTATTTGCGAACAAAGTTATATAAAAAAACGGAAAGGTAAGAGATGCAACGACTTATTTCTTCGTCCAATCGATCTGTAATCCGATTGATTGAGTATAAGGATTTGTAATCCGCCCATATATAGTAATCCCGATATACTTAGTTGAGTCTGAAGAGGAATTTTTGTACTGACGATATTTAAGTACAAACTCACTGATTTCAGCTAATATTTTCATTGCTGATTATCAAAAGATTACAAGATATCATTTCTTTGTCTACAAGAAGTTAGGAGCCTGTCAACAAGGAGTTAATTTCCTGTTGACAGACTCCTAACTTCTTGTAGACAGGCAGAGGGAGTGTTTTTCTATTCTTTTACAAAAAGATGAGAAGAAGAAAATAATCTGCCAAACACTTGACATTGCCTTTTGGATATTGTATATTTGCAACGTTATAATCTATACAGATTTCACTTTTAACTTAGCATAAACGGAGAGGCATTCGCCCCTCCGTTTTTTTGCTCCTGCGCTTCATTGCATGAAACGACACGCTTATAGCTGCAACACCTTACGCACCTATCTGCATCAGCCGTCACTGGTACGAGCGTCACTCATCACTTGTACAAGCGTCAGCTCTCACTTGTACAAATGCAACACCACACTTCACTGTCCATGATGCCACACCTTAGCTTCCCCAATGCCATTCATTTACATCATTGAGGTGTGGCTTTGCGAATGATGAGATGTGGCATTCCAGACGGTGAGATGTGGCATTCCAAATGGTGAAGTGTGCCATTTCAGATGATAAGTTGCGTGTATTCCCCGTTAGACAAGCGGTATAGTTAATAATATATAAATCAACTCTTGACAAGAAATGGCAATCATTCAGCTCATGCACCTGTAAGAAAGCAAAGAAGAGACATAAAAATCATAAAAAAAAACAATTTAATAACTTGTTTTTTAGAGCAATTTATCTTTCCTTTGTAAGGTCATTTCCGTGGAACGCCGGGTGCGACGTTCCGCAAAAGCCGGAAATGATCTTTTTTAGTAGTACGGAAGCGTTAAAGATATTATCCTGACATTGAAATTTCGCCAAATTTTTCTAACCAAACGGGGTAATAAGTAACAAGAACGCCTGCACCACATTATATATATACTCTTCATTTCAGAACCGTATATAATAGTGGGGGGGTGGGCTGTTACTTATTTGTTTGGTGGGTGTTTGGCGATACCTCAATGTTGAATAAGTAGCAGTCCCACGCTCCCTTTTTTATATACTTCCACTTCTTTACATACGGGGCTCGGTGGAAAACTAAAAAAGCATAAGCTTTAAGTTACCATGCAAAACGAGAAACAACATGTATGTTCTAAAACCGGATATACGGTTAAGGTAATTATAGCCCATCTGCTATTACTCATCTTCCTCACAGCGGGAGTAAAAGCAGACGTAAACAAGAAATTCCATTCTGCCAGATTGGAAAGTATCAGTATGCAACTGCACGAACGTTACCGAATAGATTGCATGACTTTACAGATACACTCCATTGAAAACAATATGATTACAGTTGTACGAAATCCTTTTCTGGAAATCTGCCACATTGGTTTTCAACTTTTCCCCACAATACTTATCGAACAAAATCCTTCACCGGCGTATCGTTTTATCGAACGATATCTTTTAGAACTGTTTCTTCTGAAGGATGTTGCTGTTATTCGCCGACAGCTTCATGAAGACAAAGTCGTTATTCGCTTTAAAGGCGAACAGAGGGCTAATTTGTATGCATCACTTTTAGAGACACTTCCTCAGCTTAAGGGTAATGCATCATTAAGTATTACTACGGACAACAGCCATTATTCAGTGCTATGGTCAAAAAAAGATCATCCTCTGCTCCATCTCCGCTTTCCTATACAATACGAATTATTGTGGGGCATGAATAAAAAAGAGATAGAAGCACATTTCTATCCGGATTTACTACTCTACACTTCCACAGTAACCAAACCAAAAGCATCTTTTCCTGCCGTCTCTTCAGAAAACTTACAAAACATAGGAGACAATCGTTTCGTGTGGAATGGAGAATGGTATGCTATCGGCAATGTAAATACCAATCAATACTATGAGCGACTACCGGATGGCGGTTACTCCCTCATATATAGCCCGAAGAAACCGGAAGAGTCTATCCGCAATTTATTTGTTTTGCCATGCGATCGTTCCATTACAGCCAGCGTCAATCAAAAGTTATATGGAGGAGAAAGTCTTTGTTTTGAAATCCCTTTAGTCCAGCTTCTCAATTTTTGCCAACTGGAAGGCTGCGAAATATTTGTCGGTATCGAAGAATGTGGCAACAAGAAAATAAAAGGTATGCTGATTTTATTGAACCGCTCATCGGGCTACAACCACGTGATGCACTTCAACACAGACTTACGCATACTGGAACATCCGGAAAAATACAAAATGAACATTCAGTTGTATGCTTATGTACCTACACACAACATACACAGTCTGTTTTCTGAAAAAATAAATAACTACTAACAATAAAGGATATGGAAAATGTTAACAAGATTTTTTTGAAGGTGGCGGGCATAATACTCTTGATGCTATCGCCAATAACGGTCAAAGCACAATACATGACCGAACTCTATCTGACCGATGTGAATAATGATGCAGTGAAAACCGCAGCGCAACAAAACATCGGTAAATTACTGACACAATTCAACATTGCCTATACAGACAGTGCGGCAGTAAAGTTTGAGGGCATAGACATCATACCCGCCGCACGAAAGACAATAGAAGATATGTGGCAAAACTCTCCGTTCCGTTGCGGAGAAACAGAAATCATAGAGCGTTGCCTCCATACTCATGATGGAAATTTTCAGGTACGCAACCTACCTGTATTCATAAAAGATAATGAAGGAAAAGAGGAATATCAGGAAGTTGTGATCAATTTCAACAAGAAAGGCACTATCACTGATTTCCACACGGCCATATCTTCCAACCTTTATGTCAAAGTGATAAAAAAGGCTCTGACGTTACCGATCTTCGTTATCGGCAAATCATACTGGATTATGTAGAGCAATTCCGAACCGCATACAACACCAAAGACATGCCTTTCCTTGAGCAAATATATAGCGATGACGCACTGATCATTACCGGTAAAGTAATTAAGACAGCACCATCCGAGATGAACAATTTCATGTCGAAGGAAAAGGTTGTTTACAACAAACAGAGCAAGAAGGAATACCTTACCAACCTTGCCAGAGTGTTCAAAATCAACAAACGGATTCATGTGGTATTTGATGACCTTAAGGTAATGAAGCATCCCGCCAAAGAGGGATATTACGGCGTAACACTGAAACAAGGATACTCATCGGACAACTACAGCGATATAGGGTACCTGTTCCTGCTTTGGGATTTCAACAATCCGGACGCGCCGCAGATACGCGTCCGCACCTGGCAACCTGAGATGCTGAATGCGACCACTAAACTACCGGAAGAAGAAATCTTCACTTGCAACGATTTCGACATTAAATGAATTTAAACCCCAAAGAAAAAGAAACATGAAAAAGGACCTGCTTACATTCTCGCTCTTGTTCTGTTGCTGCCTGCTTATGCAAGGACAAGAAATAAAAGTAGAGGCATTTTCGAAATTAGAACGTGACCTTACACCAAGAACGGCCGAAAGGCTGGACTTGAATGATGAGCCTTGCTCTATCCTGAAAATTGTGGTTGCCCACGCCGGAGATTTCAGGTTTGAGGGAAATATTGTAGGAGATATACTGTACAAGGAAGGTGAAATCTGGATCTACATGCCCGCCGGCAGCCGGAACATCACCATTATGAATGACAAATATGGTGTATTGCGCTATGAGTTTCCTGAAAAGTTGAAAAAACAAACAGCTTACGAAGTACAAATAAAACTTGTGGAGAATTTGGAGAAAAAAGTCCGCACATTGGTCATACCTGTCATCGGCATCGGTAAGGGACATCCGTCTTACGGGTTCATGCTGGGATTTGTACGCAACACCGGACCTTATCTGAAAGTGAAATATGACTTCAGCGGTTTCTCATCCGACCTGGAATGCGGAGATGACGGTATCATAAAAGGAGCTTCCGACGCTCCGTGGTACACGGGAGAGAAAAAACAGAGTCGCCTGTCTGTAACGGCCGGCGTCATTCAGCGCTTGGGCAAGTTGTCCCCTTTCTATGCATACGCCGGTTTAGGATATGGCTACAACAAGCTGGGCTGGAAAACGGTAAACGGCGATTGGGTAAAAAACACCGACCATTCTTGTAGTGGCATAGAGGCTGAAGTAGGCGGTATCTATCGTCTGAAAAACATCTCATTCATGGCAGGTGTGCAGACCAATAGTTTCAACTATGTGGAAGCCACCTTGGGAGTGGGATTCATGTTCTAAAATCAGATAATCAACTAAAGGAAAATAAAGATGAAACGAAACATCATATTATATATAGTCGGCATTTGCTCCATCCTCATCGGATGCGGCGAATATCCCGGTCCTCATACCTTTGCGCCGAATGTTCTAAATGGAGAAGTGTATAACATTTATCGTTATGGAGCCACTGTTGACGGTGTTTTCATCAAACCGGACACAGATGCCGGTTCTGTAAAGCGATGCGGTATCTTACTTTCACTCTACCCTAGTATGGCAGAAGCAGATACAATAGAATCAGGAGCAGTAGAATCAGAAAATAAGTTCACCTTATGGCTAAAGAATCTGAATTCTGACACACATTACTATTATCAGACATTTGCCGCCAACGACTTCAGCTTTTTGGCGAGCGAGAAAGTGAATGAATTTCAAACCTATAAGGAATGTCCGCCGGTCTTTGATAAAATTCGAATAGAAGAGCAGGATTGCAAAAGCCTTGTCCTCTCCGTACCAATGATAGATAAAGGTACAGATGGAGGGCTTTTCTCCAAAGGTTTCTGCTATAAGCTTGCCACATCGGAAAACGATCTGCCGTACGAGGACAGAGACAGCAAAGACATTCAAATCATAGAAACCGGAAATCCGCAGGAAATCAAAGCCCGCATCACAAACCTGAGACCGGGCAGGGAGTACGTGATACGCCCGTATGGCATCAACAGCGTGGATATAGGTTACGGACCTTCTCTCCTCGTTTCCATGGATGGAACGATGACACCCGTCATGTCCACCGTCAACGCCCTGCCTTACGGCGACACTCCCACCGTACAGGCGGAGGCGTGGCTGCTTGCCGCCGGTGAGAGCGCAATCGCAGAAATGGGATTCTGCTGGGACATTAATGACACCCCCACAGTGCAGGAACTGCACAAATCCGTTCCTTTCAAAGATGAAAATGAACCGATTGTCTCGTTGATAGACTTAAAACCCAACACCACATACTATATGCGCGCTTATGCCACTAACGTAAACGGACAGACCGGATATGGAGAAGTTTGCAGCGTCCGTTTGGATGGGGAGTATGAGTTGGCTTTATCGGACATCGTCATTGAGAGTTGCACCGCGCGTTCTTTCTCGGTGTCTTCTTCTATACTTTCGCCCGGTGCGGGGGGAGATGTCGTCATAGAAGGACAAGGCTTTTGCTATTCGGATGTCACAATCCCCGTAGTAAACGATGATAACACGGTTACTGTTCCGGTGGATGATGTCGTAGACGGAGTTTTCAGCACAAAAGTCGATAACCTAGTTCCGGCTACCGACTATGCAATCAGAGCCTATCTGCAAACGTCAGAAGGAATAATCTACAGCAATACAACCACCGTCAGGACGCAGGAAGATCCTAAGCCGGATGGTGACATCAATGACTGGGAAGACAAAGGAGAAGAAGGTGGAATATTGGAATAAATGATCAGGAGGACAAATTAATGAAAAAAGACATCATAAAATGGATTACGGGATGTGCCTGCTTCTTGGCATTCGTCTCTTGTTCTCAGACAGAAGAGAACGTGCAACTTCACAACGAAAATGAGATTCGCTTCAGTGCCCGCATCGCCCCACCGGCAACCAGAGTAACAGAACAAGCTTTTGAACCGGGAGATAACATCAGCGTATTTGCTTTTACGAACGACCAAGGTTTTTCGGTAAACGCTTATGCCGACAACGTGAAGTATAGTTATTCCGACGGCGCTTTCCGCCCTGCGACTGAAGAAGGCATTGCCTATCCCGCGGACGGCGGACTTGCTTTTTGGGGCATCTATCCCTATTGCGAGCAAGCTGCTTCGACTTTCAACTTCGAAGTGGCGGAAGACCAAAGCACGGCAACCGCCTATGGAAGCAGCGACTTGATGACAGCTTCCACAAGCCTGACTACGGAACAGAATCCGGCACTTTCTTTTTATCATCGCCTTGCTTGCGTAAAGTTTAAATGTTCGTTTGAGGAGGCAGAAGAGAAAGTTAGCTCCATTACAGTGAATAATGTGCAGAAAAATGTTTCCATTGATCTGAGCAGCAATACGTATGAAGGAACAGGCGAGACGACATCCGGTCTCTTACCTTATCGCAACGATGATGAAAGCTACAAGATTCTCTTGCCTCCGCAGACTATTGCAACAGGAACCTCCTTCATGGTTGTTCGCACCACTGCGGGAAAAGAATATACATGGAAAGTACCACGCGACTTGCTGTTGGCCTCCGGTTGCCGATATACGTATAATCTGAAGGTTTCTGCCGGTGGGGAGATTGTGTTCTCAAGCAGTATTAATCCTTGGAATCAGGAGGAAAAGGATGTCAAGAAACGAGTGAAACAGGCTACTTTTGAAGATTTTGATGGGGATATAATAGAAGGAGGAATTACCTATAATTATAAATACAATGAGCAAGGATATCCCATAGATATCAGCGGTGCTTATTATGGGGATGCGATTGGAACAGATTCTAACAGGGTATCCTATTCAGACCATAAAATTACTATTGAAAATAAGTATTATCATTATTTCATAAAAGACGGTCCTTCCAAATCAGATAGTGGGATAGACAATATTGTATTTACATTGGATGACGAAGGGAAAGCTATTAAAATTAGCACTTTTGATAATGGGATTTTAGATAGAGAATCCACTTTTTCCTATACAAATGGGTACATTACAGAAGCGATACATAATGACTATGGATGGCCCAAACAACATAAACAATATTTCAAATGGGAAGATGACAAAATGACAAAAATGTGGATGAGTGAAACAGAGAACTATAGCATTAATTATTCATCTGCAAATACACATAAAATCGCCATTAATAATTTAACAATTCCAATATTTTCAGGATATTTCTGTGATATAGAATTAGTACCTGTCTATCTTCCGAACATTTCTTTTGGAATAGACATGAAATATCTACCAACCCAAATAGTGGATGATGCAGATCCTAACTGGACACTGGACTATACATGGGAAGTTGATGCCGATGACTATGTTACAAAAATAGTAGAAACTTCAGGAGACGAAACCGGAAAATATGGGACTACCTATACTTTTACCTATGAAAATATTGAGTAATAACATAAAAACAGCTTCATCATGAAAACATCTTTAAAACCAAAATATTTCCCTCTGGCGGTTATAGCAGCACTCCTTACCGCATGCAGTCAAAGCGAAGAGAACGTCTTGATTAGCTCAAACGGAGTATGTTTCACCGCTTCCATCGGACAGAGCCCCACACGTGCCACAGAAGAATCATTCGAAGCAAACGATGCAATCAGTATCTTTGCTTTCAAGAATGAGACTGGATTCAGTGGAGAAGAATACGCCCATAACAGAAAGTACAGCTTTCAGAACCAACAATTCACTGCGGACGAGCAAAATATAATTAAGCAACCCACAGATGGAAGCCAACTCTCATACGTAGCGGTCTATCCATATAGCGAAGCGGCTGATGCAAAATTCACTTTTCAAGTGAAAGAGGATCAAGCGCCAGGAAGCAATTACACCCAGTCCGACTTGATGATGGCCTCCACTTACCTTACTGACAACCAATCTCCTACCCTAATGTTCAGTCATTGTCTGTCGAGCATTGTGGTAAATCTTTCTTTCGCAAAAGCACCGGCTGGAAATGTCAGCGTAAAGATCACAAATGTCCTTACCACCGCCGCCGTAAATTTAGCAACCGCCACTTTTGCCGGAAACGGTGAGACAAGCAAGTCAGTGATTGCCGCTTACAACGGAACAAATAGCTATAAAGCGATTCTTCCTCCACAAACAACGAATGCGGGAAATACAGGCATTGAGATTATTGTTGGAGATGCCACGCCTTTGTCTTATAAATTTCCGGAAACTATCGAATGGAAGTCGGGGATTCGATACAACTACACGCTCTATATAGATGAAGATGGAACTATCCATACAACACCCACCGGCACTACAACAAAACGACTAAAAAGGCATATCTTTGAGTTATTGGAAAGCGAAGTGCAAGATAATGCAGCATATGGTTTTAGCCTTCCATATCAAATTGAGTTCCAGTACGATGAAAAAGGAAGACTCTCTAAATTGATTATGGATACAATGAATGAAGAAGGTTCACCCAACACCTATACCGAAAGCTTAACGTATTCAGAACAAAATATTAAAGTCGTTGAAGACAATAATGGAGATTATATCTGCCATACAACTTGTAATATAGATGGAAACAACAGAATAACCCAAATAATAGACCAATATGAAGGTGACCACATACACACAACTCAATGCTCTTATACAAACGGATATCTGACTCAAATAACATTGTCGTGTCCCCAAGCCCCACAGGATGATTGGATACAAAACAATCATTGGGAAGACGGGAAAATAACAACTTCTGAGGTTTTAGACCAGACAACGATGGAAACTATGGAGAATGTCACACTAAAGTATTCTGCAAACTCTGATTCTTACAAATATCCAATGTCAGCATATCTCCTTTTTGAAACCGAATTAATGTCATTAGCATATCTTCCAGAATCTTATTTGGGAACAAAGACAAACGGGATTCCTATTGAAACGATAGAATATGATACAAACTCCCGTCATACATATCGATGCACTTACACAATCGAAGCTGACGAAGACGGTTACATAACCAAACTAACCGATACCAGCATAGAGACGGATGAAACAGGAAACGTTATAGGCAGAGAAGTCGGCTCTATAACCTTTATCTATGAAGAAGTCGTAACAAAATAAATACTATACATCATGAAGAAAACAATATTCACATTAATCACTATCCTTGCGGCAACTACCGGTTTCGCTCAGAATACATCAAACGATTCCATAAGGAGCAAAGTCCGTGAAATCAAGCTGAGCGAAAAGTATGTGTACGCCGAAGCCGACAGCATGGCCGATTTTACAGAAGCCCAATCGATTGCTTCCGGGAAATTGCATGCCGCCGCCATAACCTTGATGGCCGAACACCAGAAAGGAAAAGAAGAAATGAAAAGTACTTGGGCAAAAGCGGAAAAACAGGCACTGTTTATGGAATACAACAATGGCTCATTGTTCAAGATCTTTGCCTATGTGCCCAAAAACAGCCTGATAGAGATGCAGCCAAAAACAGAAGTTACGACCCATGCAGTGTCCACTCCCCCGCAACCCGCACTTGCCGTTGCCCCAATTGTTGAGGACACCTTGACAGATGCGCCTTCAGTAGCTGAAACAGATAGCATTATCCAAATTGTGGCGC from Bacteroides sp. MSB163 includes:
- a CDS encoding fimbrillin family protein yields the protein MKKDIIKWITGCACFLAFVSCSQTEENVQLHNENEIRFSARIAPPATRVTEQAFEPGDNISVFAFTNDQGFSVNAYADNVKYSYSDGAFRPATEEGIAYPADGGLAFWGIYPYCEQAASTFNFEVAEDQSTATAYGSSDLMTASTSLTTEQNPALSFYHRLACVKFKCSFEEAEEKVSSITVNNVQKNVSIDLSSNTYEGTGETTSGLLPYRNDDESYKILLPPQTIATGTSFMVVRTTAGKEYTWKVPRDLLLASGCRYTYNLKVSAGGEIVFSSSINPWNQEEKDVKKRVKQATFEDFDGDIIEGGITYNYKYNEQGYPIDISGAYYGDAIGTDSNRVSYSDHKITIENKYYHYFIKDGPSKSDSGIDNIVFTLDDEGKAIKISTFDNGILDRESTFSYTNGYITEAIHNDYGWPKQHKQYFKWEDDKMTKMWMSETENYSINYSSANTHKIAINNLTIPIFSGYFCDIELVPVYLPNISFGIDMKYLPTQIVDDADPNWTLDYTWEVDADDYVTKIVETSGDETGKYGTTYTFTYENIE
- a CDS encoding fimbrillin family protein, producing the protein MKTSLKPKYFPLAVIAALLTACSQSEENVLISSNGVCFTASIGQSPTRATEESFEANDAISIFAFKNETGFSGEEYAHNRKYSFQNQQFTADEQNIIKQPTDGSQLSYVAVYPYSEAADAKFTFQVKEDQAPGSNYTQSDLMMASTYLTDNQSPTLMFSHCLSSIVVNLSFAKAPAGNVSVKITNVLTTAAVNLATATFAGNGETSKSVIAAYNGTNSYKAILPPQTTNAGNTGIEIIVGDATPLSYKFPETIEWKSGIRYNYTLYIDEDGTIHTTPTGTTTKRLKRHIFELLESEVQDNAAYGFSLPYQIEFQYDEKGRLSKLIMDTMNEEGSPNTYTESLTYSEQNIKVVEDNNGDYICHTTCNIDGNNRITQIIDQYEGDHIHTTQCSYTNGYLTQITLSCPQAPQDDWIQNNHWEDGKITTSEVLDQTTMETMENVTLKYSANSDSYKYPMSAYLLFETELMSLAYLPESYLGTKTNGIPIETIEYDTNSRHTYRCTYTIEADEDGYITKLTDTSIETDETGNVIGREVGSITFIYEEVVTK